A genomic window from Microvirga sp. TS319 includes:
- a CDS encoding antitoxin Xre/MbcA/ParS toxin-binding domain-containing protein, producing the protein MVEDATIITKALTRLAAWLDLSNQDLRAIIGGADNETVIASLASNEAALTNTLLLIQLHFLLTAIVGGDAGAAASWLKSYNVVLEARPLELMQQHTGLKRVADYLESRGSFSL; encoded by the coding sequence ATGGTTGAAGACGCGACCATCATCACGAAGGCGCTGACCCGCCTAGCGGCTTGGCTCGATCTTTCGAACCAGGACCTTCGCGCTATCATCGGGGGAGCGGACAACGAAACCGTTATTGCATCCCTGGCGTCAAACGAAGCCGCCTTGACAAACACCCTGCTTCTTATCCAGCTCCACTTTTTGCTGACGGCCATTGTCGGAGGCGATGCAGGTGCCGCGGCATCATGGCTGAAGAGCTATAATGTCGTTCTTGAAGCTCGCCCGCTCGAACTCATGCAACAGCATACAGGTCTGAAGCGGGTTGCTGACTATCTTGAGAGTCGCGGCAGCTTTTCATTGTAG
- a CDS encoding type II toxin-antitoxin system Phd/YefM family antitoxin — protein sequence MAKVAFDFNRSHAMQSMSAKDAKYGFGRLIDLARAEPVLVAKHGRPVVVVMSVEEYERLNNGKVGGEDRTLTKSKTAHPTGVEEN from the coding sequence ATGGCCAAAGTAGCCTTTGATTTTAACAGGAGCCACGCCATGCAAAGTATGTCGGCGAAGGACGCCAAGTACGGCTTCGGACGTTTGATCGACCTGGCTCGCGCCGAGCCGGTGTTGGTTGCCAAGCATGGTCGGCCAGTCGTGGTGGTGATGTCAGTTGAGGAATACGAAAGATTGAATAATGGCAAAGTTGGCGGCGAGGACAGAACTTTGACCAAGAGCAAGACGGCCCATCCAACTGGCGTTGAAGAAAACTGA
- a CDS encoding AAA family ATPase — protein sequence MRTYKNLKTLVTRLRDDLNNPTKPIPLILIYAYNRTGKTRLSMEFKDAGKRKNKKNPTGTPDTLYFNAFTEDLFVWENDLEGDSVRRLQLNEKSSFFNAMTELALDETIAQYLSRYADFDFDFTYKEVEQGEEKFFKPDFVSFRKGDQTNIKISRGEQNIFIWCVFMAICERMLDGHESYQGKKYLYIDDPISSLDDNNAISVACDLAKLLRRAVTRKDGTGAPAPISVIFSSHHALFFNVMCNEVGRKVDESPTIAHKRYFFHRPNGDGAYTLHATEDTPFFHHVATLAELQRAADPNKGKLYTFHFNALRSVMEKTASFFGHPSIAFCLKALNNEEDRALFNRALNLLSHGAYAIHEPTEMGEDNKELFRRILREFITRFEFALPGVVPAQPAAPAPAPAPQEAPAQ from the coding sequence ATGAGGACTTACAAGAACCTAAAGACTCTGGTGACCAGACTTCGTGACGATTTAAATAATCCAACGAAGCCAATCCCGTTGATCTTGATTTACGCCTACAACCGCACCGGCAAGACACGCCTGTCTATGGAGTTCAAGGACGCTGGGAAGCGCAAGAACAAGAAGAACCCGACCGGGACACCCGACACCCTCTATTTTAACGCCTTCACCGAGGATCTGTTTGTCTGGGAAAACGACCTTGAAGGTGACAGCGTTCGCCGCCTTCAGCTGAACGAAAAATCGTCCTTCTTCAACGCCATGACTGAGCTCGCCCTAGACGAAACGATTGCCCAGTATCTTTCCCGATACGCGGACTTCGATTTCGACTTCACCTATAAGGAGGTTGAGCAAGGCGAGGAGAAGTTCTTTAAGCCGGATTTCGTGAGCTTCCGAAAGGGCGATCAGACCAACATCAAGATTTCACGGGGCGAGCAGAACATCTTCATCTGGTGCGTGTTTATGGCGATCTGCGAACGGATGCTTGATGGGCATGAATCCTATCAGGGAAAGAAATACCTCTACATAGATGACCCCATCTCGTCACTGGATGACAACAACGCGATCTCCGTCGCCTGCGACCTAGCCAAGCTCCTCCGTCGGGCGGTCACGCGGAAGGACGGCACCGGTGCGCCCGCCCCGATCAGTGTGATCTTCTCATCTCACCACGCGCTGTTTTTCAACGTCATGTGCAACGAAGTTGGCCGGAAGGTCGATGAATCGCCGACGATTGCCCACAAACGCTATTTCTTTCATCGCCCCAATGGCGACGGCGCCTACACGCTTCATGCGACCGAGGATACGCCCTTCTTCCACCACGTCGCCACTTTAGCCGAGTTGCAGCGTGCCGCCGATCCCAACAAGGGGAAGCTCTACACCTTCCACTTCAACGCCTTGCGCAGCGTCATGGAGAAAACAGCCTCTTTCTTCGGTCATCCAAGCATCGCCTTCTGCCTGAAGGCGCTGAACAACGAAGAGGATCGGGCGCTGTTCAACCGGGCCCTGAACCTGCTGAGCCACGGCGCCTATGCCATCCATGAACCCACAGAGATGGGCGAGGACAACAAGGAACTGTTCCGCCGCATCCTGCGCGAATTCATCACGCGATTCGAGTTCGCCCTGCCGGGAGTTGTTCCGGCTCAGCCCGCAGCCCCGGCGCCAGCGCCCGCCCCCCAGGAAGCACCTGCACAATGA
- a CDS encoding response regulator encodes MPGGHGLSNAKPLRILIVEDEFLIALELESLLQDQGHDVVGIAATSDHAMALGQQFAPDLAFVDIHLADGLTGIDVARKLSDQHQVTVLFMTANAKRIPEDCAGARGVIAKPYTERGVKEALAYVTAEHDPTGGITDRLTFTPFDAKSRRDSSSQLS; translated from the coding sequence ATGCCGGGGGGGCACGGGTTGAGTAACGCGAAGCCTTTGCGCATTCTCATTGTCGAAGACGAGTTCCTGATTGCGCTCGAACTCGAAAGCTTGCTCCAGGACCAGGGACACGACGTGGTGGGGATTGCCGCTACGTCCGATCATGCCATGGCTCTCGGCCAGCAGTTCGCACCCGATCTCGCATTCGTCGATATTCACCTGGCCGATGGCCTTACCGGCATCGACGTTGCCCGCAAGCTCTCCGACCAACATCAGGTGACCGTGCTGTTCATGACGGCCAATGCCAAGCGTATCCCGGAGGATTGCGCCGGCGCCCGCGGCGTGATCGCAAAGCCCTATACCGAGCGTGGGGTGAAAGAGGCTCTCGCCTATGTCACGGCCGAGCACGACCCTACGGGCGGCATCACGGATCGACTGACCTTCACCCCTTTCGACGCGAAAAGCCGCAGGGACAGCAGCTCCCAGCTGTCCTGA
- a CDS encoding type I restriction-modification system subunit M codes for MNDQIQRQLGKTLWNIADTLRGAMNADDFRDYMLSFLFLRYLSDNYEAAAKRELGPDYPDLPEDVLARSGASTPLQAWYEDNPNDVAEFEKQMRRKVHYVIQPPYLWNNIANLARTQSDELLLTLHEGFKYIENESFQSTFSGLFSEINLYSEKLGKTQSDKNKKLCSIIAEIAKGLAGFSSNVDHLGDAYEYLIGQFAAGSGKKAGEFYTPQQISDILSAIVTLDSQEPATGKKDRLASVLDFACGSGSLLLNVRKRMGPHGIGKIFGQESNITTYNLARMNMLLHGVKDTEFEIFHGDTLANDWDILRELNPAKKPAFDAIVANPPFSLRWEPNEAMGDDVRFKNYGLAPKSAADLAFLLHGFHYLKDEGVMAIILPHGVLFRGGAEERIRTKLLKDGHIDTVIGLPANLFYSTGIPVCILVLKKCKKPDDVLFINAAEHFTKGKRQNQLGDGKNGTPDHIGKIVSTYQFRREEDRYSKRVSMERIAEEGYNLNISRYISTAVGEEEIDLSTTQGELVEIEKQIREATSRHNAFLKELGLSLLPGAE; via the coding sequence ATGAACGACCAAATCCAAAGGCAACTGGGCAAGACGCTCTGGAACATCGCCGATACGCTTCGCGGGGCAATGAACGCGGACGACTTCCGCGATTACATGCTGTCCTTCCTATTCCTGCGCTATCTGTCGGACAACTATGAGGCGGCGGCGAAGCGGGAACTGGGACCGGACTACCCTGATCTGCCGGAAGACGTGCTTGCGCGTTCGGGTGCAAGCACGCCCCTGCAGGCGTGGTACGAGGACAATCCGAACGACGTGGCCGAGTTCGAAAAGCAGATGCGCCGCAAGGTGCACTATGTGATCCAGCCGCCCTATTTATGGAACAACATCGCAAATCTGGCCCGTACGCAGAGCGATGAGCTGCTGCTGACGCTGCATGAAGGTTTCAAGTACATCGAGAATGAGTCCTTCCAGAGCACGTTCAGCGGCCTCTTCTCGGAGATCAACCTTTACTCGGAAAAGCTCGGGAAGACCCAGTCGGACAAGAACAAGAAGCTCTGTTCGATCATCGCTGAGATCGCCAAGGGACTGGCCGGTTTCTCGTCCAACGTGGATCATCTCGGCGATGCCTATGAGTACCTGATCGGCCAATTCGCCGCCGGTTCTGGCAAGAAGGCGGGCGAGTTCTACACGCCGCAGCAGATCTCCGACATTCTGTCGGCGATCGTGACCTTGGACAGTCAGGAGCCCGCCACGGGTAAGAAGGACCGGCTGGCGAGCGTTCTCGACTTTGCCTGCGGATCGGGTTCGCTGTTGCTGAACGTTCGCAAACGCATGGGGCCTCATGGCATCGGCAAGATTTTCGGGCAGGAAAGCAACATCACCACCTACAACCTCGCCCGCATGAACATGCTGCTGCATGGGGTGAAGGACACGGAGTTCGAGATTTTCCACGGCGACACCCTCGCAAATGACTGGGATATCCTGCGCGAGCTGAACCCCGCTAAGAAGCCTGCCTTCGATGCCATTGTGGCCAACCCGCCCTTCAGCTTGCGCTGGGAGCCGAACGAGGCGATGGGCGACGATGTGCGGTTCAAGAATTACGGGCTGGCGCCCAAATCGGCCGCCGACTTAGCCTTCCTGCTGCACGGCTTCCACTATCTGAAGGACGAGGGCGTGATGGCTATTATCCTGCCTCACGGGGTGCTATTTCGAGGAGGGGCAGAGGAGCGCATCCGCACCAAGCTGTTAAAGGACGGTCACATCGACACAGTCATCGGCCTGCCCGCGAACCTGTTCTATTCGACCGGCATCCCGGTCTGCATCCTCGTGCTCAAGAAGTGCAAAAAGCCGGATGACGTGCTTTTCATCAATGCCGCCGAGCATTTCACAAAGGGCAAGCGCCAAAACCAATTGGGAGATGGCAAGAATGGGACGCCGGATCATATCGGCAAAATTGTTTCGACCTACCAATTCCGCAGGGAAGAGGACCGCTATTCCAAGCGTGTGAGCATGGAGCGAATTGCTGAGGAGGGCTATAACCTCAACATCTCTCGCTACATCAGCACCGCCGTCGGCGAGGAAGAGATTGATCTGTCGACCACCCAGGGCGAGCTGGTTGAGATTGAAAAGCAGATCCGGGAGGCAACTTCGCGGCACAACGCCTTCTTGAAGGAACTCGGGCTTTCTCTGTTGCCGGGGGCCGAATGA
- a CDS encoding helix-turn-helix domain-containing protein, translating to MSIRDVLARNIRKYRKAAGLSQEELAHRAEIDRTYISSIERSVYGATIDVVDRLAKALGVEAADLLVKPRRRVAAKTPSSR from the coding sequence ATGTCGATCCGAGATGTGCTCGCCCGCAATATTAGAAAGTACCGAAAGGCCGCCGGGCTGTCCCAGGAGGAGCTTGCTCACCGGGCGGAGATCGATCGGACCTATATTAGTTCCATCGAACGCAGCGTTTATGGTGCGACGATCGACGTCGTGGACCGCCTGGCGAAGGCGCTTGGGGTCGAGGCGGCCGATCTCTTGGTCAAACCGCGGCGCCGGGTGGCGGCAAAGACACCCTCGTCCCGATAA
- a CDS encoding type I restriction endonuclease subunit R translates to MVTITPERDLEDALVSKLKDLKYDYRPDIRDRATLERNFREKFESLNRVHLTDAEFSRLMDEIVTPDVFTAARTLRERNNFTRDDGTPLNYTLVNIKDWCKNSFEVINQLRINTDNSHHRYDVILLINGVPVVQIELKTLGISPRRAMEQIVEYKNDPGNGYTKTILCFLQLFIVSNRDRTFYFANNNARHFAFNAEERFLPVYEFADVDNKKIFHLDSFAETFLVKCTLGQTISRYMVLVASEQKLLMMRPYQVYAVKAIVDSIAQDCGNGYIWHTTGSGKTLTSFKASTLLKDNPDIEKCLFVVDRKDLDRQTREEFNKFQEGCVEENTNTASLVRRLLSDDYADKVIVCTIQKLGLALDENSKRNKQQKKDGKKSFKEQLEPLRDKRIAFIFDECHRSQFGENHKAIKEFFPRAQLFGFTGTPIFDQNAAQQKIEDTQASMKTTEDLFQQRLHTYTITHAIEDGNVLRFHVDYFKPQGKTLPKPGEPLAKRAVIEAILSKHDLATGQRRFNALLATSSINDAIEYHTLFKTIQAERLAVDPNFQPLNIACVFSPPAEGDPDVKQIQEDLPQEKEDNAVEPEKKKEALKAILADYNAHYGTNHKIGEFDLYYQDVQKRIKDQQWPDSDLRKAYPNVPHHKIDITIVVDMLLTGFDSKFLNTLYVDKNLKHHGLIQAFSRTNRVLNATKPYGNILDFRQQQGAVDAAIALFSGEAASEKAREIWLVDKAPVVIQKLETAVQKLDTFMKSQGLDCAPNAVPNLRGDAARAAFIEHFKEVQRLKTQLDQYTDLTDENRNTIEQVLPRENLLGFRGAYLETAQRLRAQQGKGADEPTPDADQLDFEFVLFASAVIDYDYIMGLIARYSEAPPGKQKMSREELIGLIQSDAKFMDEREDIAAYINTLKAGEGLSEKAIRDGYNRFKAEKNAAELAGIAGKHGLATEALQGFVDTILQRMIFDGEALTDLMEPLGLNWKARRVKELDLMADLMPLLLKRAGGREISGLSAYEQ, encoded by the coding sequence ATGGTAACGATCACACCCGAACGCGATCTTGAGGATGCTTTGGTCTCAAAGCTGAAGGACCTCAAGTACGATTACCGTCCCGATATCCGAGACCGCGCCACACTGGAGCGAAACTTCCGTGAGAAGTTCGAGTCGCTCAATCGCGTCCACCTGACCGATGCCGAATTCTCGCGCTTAATGGATGAGATCGTCACGCCGGATGTTTTCACGGCAGCAAGAACCCTGCGCGAGCGGAACAATTTCACCCGAGATGACGGCACGCCGCTCAACTATACGCTCGTCAACATCAAGGACTGGTGTAAGAATTCCTTTGAGGTAATCAACCAGCTCCGCATCAACACGGACAACAGCCATCATCGGTACGATGTCATTCTGCTGATCAACGGTGTGCCGGTTGTTCAAATCGAACTGAAGACCCTCGGCATTAGCCCTCGCAGGGCGATGGAGCAGATCGTCGAATACAAGAACGATCCTGGGAACGGTTATACTAAGACGATCTTGTGCTTCCTTCAGCTCTTCATCGTCAGCAACCGCGATCGAACGTTCTATTTCGCTAACAACAATGCGCGTCACTTTGCCTTTAATGCCGAAGAGCGTTTCCTGCCGGTCTACGAGTTCGCCGACGTAGACAACAAGAAGATTTTCCATCTCGATAGCTTCGCCGAGACTTTCCTAGTCAAATGCACCCTCGGCCAGACGATCAGCCGCTACATGGTTCTGGTCGCAAGTGAGCAGAAGCTTCTGATGATGCGGCCGTATCAGGTCTATGCGGTGAAGGCGATTGTTGACTCCATTGCGCAGGATTGCGGCAACGGCTACATCTGGCACACCACCGGCAGCGGTAAGACCCTCACCTCCTTCAAGGCATCAACGCTGCTGAAGGACAATCCCGACATCGAAAAATGCCTCTTCGTCGTAGACCGCAAGGATCTGGATCGGCAGACGCGCGAGGAGTTCAATAAGTTCCAGGAAGGCTGCGTCGAAGAAAACACCAACACCGCATCCCTTGTGCGCCGCCTCCTCTCAGACGACTATGCCGATAAGGTCATAGTCTGCACCATCCAGAAGCTCGGCCTTGCACTGGATGAAAACAGCAAGCGCAACAAGCAACAGAAGAAGGATGGTAAGAAGAGCTTCAAGGAGCAGCTTGAGCCCCTTCGCGACAAGCGCATCGCCTTTATCTTCGACGAGTGCCATCGGTCGCAATTCGGCGAGAACCACAAGGCCATCAAGGAGTTCTTCCCGCGCGCCCAACTCTTCGGCTTCACCGGAACGCCCATCTTCGATCAGAACGCCGCTCAGCAGAAGATCGAAGACACCCAGGCCAGCATGAAGACGACGGAAGACCTCTTCCAGCAGCGTCTTCACACCTACACGATCACGCATGCCATTGAGGACGGAAACGTCCTTCGGTTCCATGTCGATTACTTCAAGCCGCAGGGCAAAACCCTGCCCAAACCGGGCGAACCGCTGGCCAAGCGGGCGGTCATCGAGGCGATCCTTTCCAAACACGATCTGGCCACCGGTCAGCGCCGGTTCAATGCCTTGCTCGCCACATCGTCAATCAATGACGCCATCGAGTATCACACCCTCTTCAAGACGATACAGGCCGAGAGGCTGGCCGTCGATCCCAACTTCCAGCCGCTGAACATCGCCTGCGTCTTCTCCCCGCCTGCCGAAGGCGATCCTGATGTGAAACAGATTCAGGAAGACCTGCCGCAGGAGAAGGAAGACAACGCGGTCGAGCCGGAGAAGAAGAAGGAGGCACTGAAGGCCATACTCGCCGACTACAACGCGCACTACGGCACCAACCACAAGATTGGCGAGTTCGATCTGTATTATCAGGACGTGCAGAAGCGCATCAAAGACCAGCAATGGCCAGATTCCGACCTGCGGAAAGCCTATCCCAACGTGCCGCACCACAAGATCGACATCACGATTGTCGTTGACATGTTGCTCACCGGCTTTGACTCCAAGTTCCTGAACACCCTCTACGTCGACAAGAACCTGAAGCATCACGGCTTGATCCAAGCCTTCTCACGCACTAACCGGGTGCTGAACGCCACCAAGCCCTATGGCAACATTCTCGACTTCCGGCAGCAGCAGGGCGCGGTCGATGCGGCCATCGCGCTCTTCTCGGGTGAGGCGGCTTCCGAAAAGGCCCGCGAGATCTGGCTGGTGGATAAGGCCCCCGTGGTCATCCAGAAACTTGAAACCGCCGTCCAGAAGCTTGATACCTTCATGAAGTCGCAGGGCCTCGATTGCGCCCCCAATGCCGTGCCGAACCTCAGGGGCGATGCCGCCCGCGCGGCCTTCATCGAGCATTTCAAAGAGGTCCAGCGGCTCAAGACCCAGCTTGACCAGTACACCGACCTGACCGACGAGAACCGCAACACCATTGAGCAGGTCCTGCCGCGCGAGAACCTGCTTGGCTTCCGCGGTGCCTATCTGGAAACCGCCCAGCGCCTTCGGGCACAGCAGGGCAAGGGCGCGGACGAGCCTACGCCTGACGCCGACCAACTGGATTTCGAATTTGTCCTCTTCGCCTCGGCCGTCATCGATTATGACTACATCATGGGTCTGATCGCCCGCTATTCCGAGGCGCCACCCGGCAAGCAGAAGATGAGCCGCGAGGAGCTGATCGGCCTGATCCAGTCCGACGCCAAGTTCATGGACGAGCGCGAGGATATCGCGGCCTATATCAACACCCTCAAGGCGGGTGAGGGCCTCAGCGAAAAGGCCATCCGCGATGGCTACAACCGCTTCAAGGCGGAGAAGAACGCGGCGGAACTGGCGGGCATCGCGGGCAAGCACGGGCTGGCCACCGAGGCGCTGCAAGGCTTTGTCGACACCATCCTGCAACGCATGATTTTTGACGGCGAGGCGCTGACCGACCTGATGGAACCGCTTGGCCTCAACTGGAAGGCGCGGCGGGTGAAGGAACTGGACCTAATGGCCGACCTGATGCCGCTGCTGCTGAAGCGCGCCGGTGGCCGTGAAATCTCGGGGCTAAGCGCTTATGAGCAGTAA
- a CDS encoding restriction endonuclease subunit S, with translation MPKLRFSEFIGHPLQELQLADATAESTERNGSGQAPSQIMGVSKVEGIVPMEERIVAADTARYKFVRKDWFAYNPMRLNIGSIARWQGNNDILVSPDYVVFKCKGAGPHRLDPAYLDHFRRSDAWEEFVSEKGDGSVRVRIYYKDLARLQLALPSFPEQQKIADFLDSVDALIAAQGRKVEALRAHKKGLMQQLFPQEGETQPRLRFPEFRGARQWEEKPLSEFVSSLDAGVSVNSGDRPATSGEIGVLKTSAVTNGVFKPQENKVVFEQADIDRVKEPVQGNTIIISRMNTPALVGANAYVKTGLENIFLPDRLWAAKPKSSTSMPFLSLILGSDKGRAALSKLAKGSSGSMKNITKPDVLALLIMAPPLPEQQRIADCLTSLDALIAVESQKLDTLKTHKKGLMQQLFPSVEEADA, from the coding sequence GTGCCCAAGCTGCGCTTTTCGGAATTTATCGGACACCCTTTGCAGGAATTGCAGCTAGCGGACGCTACGGCCGAAAGCACAGAACGAAATGGCTCTGGTCAGGCCCCATCGCAAATCATGGGGGTGTCCAAAGTCGAAGGCATTGTGCCGATGGAGGAGCGCATCGTCGCGGCTGACACGGCACGTTACAAGTTCGTTCGGAAGGACTGGTTCGCTTACAATCCGATGCGCCTCAACATAGGCTCGATTGCTCGTTGGCAAGGTAACAACGACATTCTGGTCAGCCCGGACTATGTCGTTTTCAAATGCAAGGGCGCAGGCCCTCACAGGCTCGATCCCGCGTATCTTGATCACTTTCGACGCTCCGACGCCTGGGAGGAGTTTGTCTCGGAGAAGGGCGATGGAAGCGTCCGTGTGCGCATCTATTACAAGGACCTTGCACGTCTTCAACTGGCGCTGCCGTCTTTCCCCGAGCAACAAAAGATCGCCGACTTTTTGGACTCGGTGGACGCGCTGATTGCCGCGCAGGGGCGGAAAGTGGAAGCGTTGAGGGCCCACAAAAAAGGCTTGATGCAGCAGCTTTTCCCCCAAGAAGGCGAAACCCAACCCCGCCTCCGCTTCCCTGAGTTTCGGGGCGCGCGGCAGTGGGAGGAAAAGCCCCTCTCTGAGTTTGTGAGTTCGCTGGATGCCGGAGTGAGTGTAAATTCAGGGGACCGACCCGCAACGAGTGGAGAGATTGGCGTTTTGAAAACGAGCGCCGTTACAAATGGAGTTTTTAAACCCCAAGAAAACAAAGTGGTATTTGAGCAGGCTGATATTGATCGCGTCAAAGAGCCGGTCCAAGGAAACACAATTATCATCAGCCGAATGAACACCCCAGCGCTCGTGGGGGCTAATGCGTACGTGAAGACTGGTTTGGAGAACATCTTTCTTCCCGATCGACTTTGGGCGGCCAAGCCTAAGTCCAGCACGTCAATGCCCTTTTTATCCCTCATCTTGGGATCCGACAAAGGTCGTGCGGCTTTATCGAAGTTGGCCAAAGGAAGTTCCGGCTCGATGAAGAACATTACCAAACCAGATGTTCTCGCTCTTTTGATCATGGCACCGCCCCTACCTGAACAACAACGCATTGCAGATTGCCTCACCTCCCTCGACGCCCTCATCGCCGTCGAGAGCCAGAAGCTCGACACCCTCAAGACCCACAAGAAGGGGCTGATGCAACAGCTTTTCCCCTCGGTCGAGGAGGCGGACGCATGA